TTGGTGCAGAAGAGTCCTACGGTTATCTCTACGGTACACATGTAGAAGATAAAGATGCGATTAGCACATCAGCATTAATTACAGAGGCTGCTTTAAAGCAAAAACTCCAAGGGAAAACTCTTCGAGAGGCTATTTTAGATTTATATGAGACTCATGGATATTTCATGAATAAAACGCTTTCCCTATCCTTTGAGCCTGGTCAGGAAAGTTTCATGAAATCACAAATAGAGAAGTTGGCAGTTCTTGATCCCTCGACCATGTCCTTAACAGGGTATCCTGTGGCAGCATTTGAAAATTATCGCCAGGGGATAGGCATCAATATTGCTTCGGGAACTACATATAAACTGCATCTTCCGAAGATGTTCATGTTGTGCTACTACTATCAAAATGGAGGAAAGATCATCGTGCGTCCTTCAGGAACAGAACCTAAAATAAAATTGTATTTTGAGCTTGTGAATCATTACGATGTGGTAGCAAAAAAGAAAGAAGAGCGTATCCAAAGAGAACAAGAAAGTCAGAAAAAATTAGAGGATTTTATTTCTGAATTTAAAGAGAAGTTCTCTTCTTTAAAGCCTGAATAATAAAATTAAAATCCGCTTGTAGTAATATCCATAGCGCATCTACACTGACGTTGCAGAATGCTGGCTAGATTTTGTTCTCCTCTTGTCTCTGTTTTTATAAGAGGCAAGAGCCGTAATACGCCCGTATAAGATAGAATATCTCAAACCAATGCTCTTGATGAACTCAAGACAGATATGAAGGACTGCTTTATGACCTTTGTTCCCTATACTTTGCCCGAATTGCCCTACGATTACGATGCTTTAGAACCAGTGATTAGCGCAGAAATTATGCTTTTACATCATCAAAAGCACCACCAAAGTTATATAAATAATTTGAATGAAGCCTTGAAGAAATTAGACGTTGCTGGTGTTCAGCAAGATCTTACACGCCTGATTGCCTTAGAGCCTGCCTTACGTTTTAATGGCGGGGGACATATTAACCACTCTCTATTTTGGGAAATGCTCGCTCCAGTAGATCGTGGCGGCGGCGTACCCCCAAAACATGGGTTGCTCAAGCTGATTGAGAAATTCTGGGGAACTTTCGATAATTTTTTAAAAGAATTTATTGAATTTGCAGCTCCTATTCAAGGATCGGGATGGGCGTGGCTAGCTTTTTGTCCAAAAAAACAGGAGCTTATGCTATGTGCAACAGCAAATCAGGATCCTCTAGAGGCGACCACTGGTAAGGTGCCCCTTCTCGGAGTGGATGTCTGGGAACATGCTTACTATCTCCAGTATAAAAATGTTAGATTAGATTATTTAAAAGCTATTCCTCGAGTAATTAATTGGGGATATATTGAAAAAAGATTCTCTGAGACAACTAATTAAAACAGTATTTTTAATTGAAGAGTTAATAACTTTAATTTAAAATTGCTCCTACTGAAAAGTTTGGATTGGGTAGCTTGTGCGTTTATTTTCTTACGACAAACCTAAGATTAAAGTGCAAAAGATAAAAGCTGATGGTTTTAGCGGTTGGTTAAAGTGCACGCATTGTCACGAGATGATTCATGCGAATGAATTGGGGCAGAATTTTAATTGTTGTCCCAAGTGCTCTTACCACTACCGTATTACCGCTGCAGAGAGGATAAAGCTTCTGGCGGATAAAGATTCCTGGCGTCCTCTCTATACAAATCTTAAATCGCAAGATCCGTTAAAATTTGTTGATACAGATACCTATCCAAATCGTTTAGCTAAAGCTAGAAAAGACAACACAAAAAGTGAGGGTGTTCTTGTTGGTGTTTGCACCATAGGTGAGCATCCTGTGGCTTTAGCTGTTATGGATTTCAATTTCATGGCGGGATCTATGGGGTCTGTGGTCGGTGAAAAACTTACCCTCCTTATAGAGAAAGCTATAGAATCAAAACTTCCTGTAATTATTGTCTGTGCTTCGGGAGGAGCAAGGATGCAAGAGTCTGTACTCTCTTTGATGCAGATGGCGAAAACATCCGCTGCTTTAGCCAAATTACACGAAGCAGGTCTACCATACATTTCTGTATTGACCAACCCTACATCCGGAGGGGTTACCGCTTCTTTCGCTTCTTTAGGTGATGTGATTATTGCGGAACCTAAAGCCCTTATTTGTTTTGCGGGTCCTCGAGTCGTTGCCCAAGTTATAGGTGAAGATCTTCCCGAGGGGGCGCAAAAATCTGAATTTCTTCTCGAACATGGAATGATTGATAAAGTGGTTGAGAGGAAACAATTAAAGACTACTTTGCAGAGTTTACTTGATTACTTTTGTGCTCAAGAATACACTGGCGGCCAGGATAAAGCACCTAGGGATCTGTCTAAGACTCTTAAAGAGATTTTTTTATTGACAGATGACGGTGAATAAAACATTATTCCCGACACTCATAGCAACCATGGCGCTGTTCTTATGACTATAGTTTGTGAATTAGAATCTGGAGCAGATCTTCCAGAATATGCCACAGAAGGCGCTTCAGGCGCAGATCTTCGAGCCCATATTGAAGAACCTATTGCCGTATTGCCAGGGCAACGCGTGTTAATTCCTACGGGAATAAAAATGCAGATTCCCCAAGGCTATGAAGTTCAAGTGCGTCCACGTAGTGGGCTAGCTTTGAAACATGGGATTATGGTTGTTAATTCTCCAGGAACAATAGATGCCGATTATCGCGGAGAAGTTTGTATCATACTTGCAAATTTTGGAGAGAGTACTTTTATTATCGAACCTAAGATGCGCATTGCTCAAGCTGTAGTTGCTCCTGTAGTTCAAGCAAAGTTTATAGTCGTGGATCAAGAAGAAGGATTAACGGCAACATCTCGGGGAAGTAGAGGTTTTGGGCATACCGGAGAGAAGTGACATGCCTTTCTATTGTGAGAGTCAACCTGATTTTTCCTTGTTTTCTCTTTTATCTCCCAATCTTATTATGTTTTTGAATAAAAACTCTCGGGAGGAGATTCTCCAAGATCTTACAGATCTTGCGAGTGCCGCCGGCCTACTTGAGAATAAAGAAGAGTTTTTTCAAGCTTTAGTGACTCGTGAAAACATTATGTCCACGGGTATTGGCATGGGGGTAGCCATCCCCCATGGTAAATTACGTAGTTGTTCTGACTTTTTTATCGCCATAGGTATTCATTCTCAGGGGATTCTCTGGGATGCGATAGACGGAGCTTTAGTCCGTCTAGTATTTTTGATAGGAGGTCCTGATAACGCTCAAGCTGAGTATCTCAAGCTGTTATCTACATTAACTCTTTCACTTAGAGATGAATCTCGACGACAGAAGTTGCTACAAGTAACAACGATTGAAGAAGTTATGAATGTGTTTTTAGGAATGTAGTGGTTATGGATTTAAAATTAGACGAGTTAGCTTCTCTATTGGATGTTTCTGAAAATACTGTCCGTCGTTGGCTGGATGAGGGAGCTATTCCTAGTTATAGCATGAATAATGAACACAGATTCAATCGAGAAGAAATAGAAGATTGGATTTTACATAATCAAGCGCTAATCGGATTGGAACAAGACGAGAAGCAGGATTCAGAGTTTCGCGACCTTTCCTTAAAATATAGCTTGTATAAGGCGATTTATCGTGGAGGGATTATCCGCGATGTTACTGTAAACAATAAAGCAGAAGCTTTGCAATATGCCTCTTCTTATATAGCAGAAAAGTTTAATCTCGACGCCAGCGTTCTTTTTGAAATGCTTTCACATCGAGAAAGTCTCATGTCTACAGGTATAGGAGAGGGCATTGCTCTTCCCCATGCCAAAGATTTTCTAATCAACGCCTATTACGACGTTGTCGTTCCTATGTTTTTATCAACAAGTATTGACTTCGGTGCTCTTGATGGAAAACCTGTGAGCGTATTGTTCTTCCTTTTTGCATCCCAAGATAAAAGTCATTTAAATTTAATAAATAAAATCGTCCATCTTGGAATGTCTTTAGAAGCTCGAAGTTTTCTGACAAGCTATCCAGAAAAAGAGCAGCTTCTTGCCTACATTAAGAATTGGGAATCACAAATCCATTAACTATCAATCTCTATAAAAGATTTGCAACTCCGAGTTGTGAAAAAAGTCCTATTGTTGTTATGGTGGTCTTATAGGCTGATCTAGGAGATTATAGCGGCATGATGAGTTCTAAGCGTACTTCGCAACTTGCAATGCTTTCCATTTTGTTAACTTTTACTCACTCTGTCGGTTACGCAAGTGCTGCAGTTCCTCCTTTTGAAGTTAGCTCTGTATATTCCGAGGATTCTTTAATTGCTTTGGAAAGCGAACAAAGCAATCAAAGCAGCCTCAGCCGTAAAGAGAAAAAACTCAATAGGATTCAAGAAGGCAGAGCTGCAAGAAAAGAAGCAAGAAAAGCTGCCGAAGCTAAAAAAAATGCTAGAGATGCAGCAAGAAAAGCTAAACAGAGTAAAAAACTGTCCTTTTCATTCAATAAGTTGAATCGAAAGCCCAATGTTCAAGCTCAAGCTAAAGAGCAGAAGGAACAACAAAAAGTCTTTGCCCAACAAGTTAAAGACGGCGTGAATTATTGCCGAGAAAAGCTTGTTGAATATGGAACCGAAAATCTTTTAACTCGCGGTGGAAGATTTTTTAAAAGACAACACAAAGTTAATAACCCTGATCAAAATACAGTAGCAGCTCCCGAGGCTGCAACTCCAGGGACTTTATTAAAAGCTAAAGTTGATAGCGAAACAAAAGCTTCTTCAGAAAATAAAGAAGCCATTCAAGTTGTTCATGATATCAAAGACGGTCCAGTACTCCCTATTTTTGTTCGTCCTGATGTAAAAGTAGTTCATGAAGAGAGAAGTAAACTTATTCAGGATTTAGCTAGAGAACAGAGAATCACTAAGAGGAAATCTTCTAGAGAAGCTCTCCAGGCTCGTGCAAAGGAAAATAAAATTCTTAGAGATGGGAAGATTACTTCAACACTACGTTATGATGTTGAAAAAGCTGCAGCTGTTAAAGTTAAACGCAATGGTTCTGTAAATCCTCAGGTTCGCGCTCAGAAAGCATCCAATACTCGAAGAAGCGCACGTAGTGAACAAAATCAGCAAGAATCAGCACAAAATTCTGCAGATCAAAAAGAGCAAACTGCTAGCAACACATCTAAGGATGATTTCTACAGAACATCTTCTGCTGCAGGAAATACCAACATAGATAGCTACCTTAATGCTAAGCAGTACCGTTGTGATTCTTCTGAGTCAGACTGGCCTTGTTCTTCATGCGTTGCTAAACGTCGTACACATACAAGCATTTCTGTATGTACCATGGTCGTTACAGTTATAGCTATGATCGTTGGAGCTATTATTATTGCCAATGCATCTGATTCTACCCCAGCTAATGGTGGAACAAATCCTACCCCACCGACTCCTTAGAATCTCTACTTAGAGTCCTTGCTCTAGTATGAAAGAGACAGAACCTTAAGGGGTTCTGTCTTTTTTTTTATGTCGATAAGCCCTACTTCAAACAAGATTTGTTGGTTTTTGCGTTAATTTATATTAATTAATTAGAGTCAAACAATTATCATATAATTAAATCGTTTTATTTATTTTACTTATTATTATGTCTGAGCCTAAGCCAATATATCAAAGCCCTGCTTTACATCAGGTAGAGATCGGAAAATCATTCTTAGATAGGAATCCGAAAATTGCTAGAACTATGCAAGTTACCGGAATAGTGCTAGCTGTCTTAGCTATAGTCGCTTCTGTATTTTTGATTACCGTCATGCCTTTAGGTTTACCGATTTCTGTGGCACTGGGTGGAGTCTTGCTTGGAATTGGTGGAAGTGTATTGTTTACCTCTGTGAGCCATTTAGCTCAAAATATAAAGAGGGCAGTTGTAGAGAATAAACGTCGGAAGCTTTTACTTCAGGAAAAACGCGAAGGGATAAAGCCAAGAGATGACAACTTAGAAATATTGTGGTCTAAATACCATCATATGGTGGATAAGTTTGCTCATTTAAACATGAGCATAGGCAAACATGAAAGAAGTATTCTAAGTCATATGGGTAGGGGAGAGGGAGCCTGGTTTGTAGAGAACCTCAATCAAATTACTAGCGATTACTTAACTTGTATGAGTTTACTTGAGGGTCGTCGGGCTGTTTATGATCAGGAAGATTATGCGCAGCGCGATGAGAGTTATCCCAGTGTTGCTAGGAAAAATGAACTACTTATTAGATTAGGAAATAACATCGTTTCTAAATTGTCTAAGGGTGGTGGGGCCTTTTCTTTAAAGATGCAGAGATTAAGCAGCACCATGTCAAAAGTTCATACGGGAATAACTTTAGGTTTGGTCGTTGGAGGCATTGCTGCTGTAGGGGTTATTGCTGCAGTTATCCCCGGAGGGATCTTCGCTCTACCTATGATTATAGCAGCGGCTATAGGAATCGGTCTTGCTGTTTTAGGTTTGTCCTATGCAATCGAAGCCATATTAGAGCGATCTAAGACAAATAAAAAACAATTACTTAAAGATCTAAAGTCCACGATTGATATTCAAGATTTGAAAGATATGACACTAGATCAAACTGTTCTTATGAATATGTTGAAAGTCTCTTTACAAGCCGATCAACAAATGACTTTGGATCACAAAGACTTTTACGAGGAGTATAATAGGATACGCGATAATTTGCAGTCCTTAAACGAACACCTCGAAGAACTAGAGTTTAAATACAAGCATATAAATAATGAGCACAAGCGACGTGCTAAAAGATTAGAAAAAAGGCTTGTGACTCTTTCCGATAAGCAGAATGCCCAAGAGGGTAGCAGTGCCCCTCAGGGACCTGCTGCTGGTCAATCAGATCTATGGGGTGATACTGCAGGATTTGATGAATTAGTCACTAAAGGTGCAAATGCTGCGCAACGCAGACGAGAAAATGATCGCCAAGGCAGATCATTTTTAGGCGATTATGGACAGCATTTAGATGCAGATCAGCTAGAATTTGCCTCTGGATGGAGCCCATCAGGAAAACGTGCTCTTGAAAAAATGTGGTCTGCAAAGCCTGGAATGACTGAAGAAGATTACTTCATTTTATATGAGGATGTAAATAAAGAGCTGACTGCATGTCGCAACGATATACAAACTCTGAAAGCATATATTATTTATATGCAGGCGCTCTTTGCTGAAATAAATGCAGGAAGAAGCAGGCTTGAAGTTTACTCAGAAGAGATTATAGGGATTTGGACGGATGCAAGTAACTATTGCCACAGGATTCTTAATCATCTAGTGGGAATGCAAATGCGGCTGATAGATTGTATAGAATCTAGAGAGATTCGCCCTGATGTCGGGAATATCTCTCCAGGGCAATTCCCTTACTAACGCATAGAGAGCTCTTCTACTATTTCTTGGGAGAGCTTTTTTGTTCAATTTTATCCCAATGATTTAACTGCTCTTTTAGTGTAAGAGCTTGAGAAGAGAGGGGACTATTTTCTTGCCATAGGGCGTATTCCTGACGCTTATCATTCACCATAGA
The Chlamydia caviae GPIC genome window above contains:
- a CDS encoding PTS sugar transporter subunit IIA, translating into MDLKLDELASLLDVSENTVRRWLDEGAIPSYSMNNEHRFNREEIEDWILHNQALIGLEQDEKQDSEFRDLSLKYSLYKAIYRGGIIRDVTVNNKAEALQYASSYIAEKFNLDASVLFEMLSHRESLMSTGIGEGIALPHAKDFLINAYYDVVVPMFLSTSIDFGALDGKPVSVLFFLFASQDKSHLNLINKIVHLGMSLEARSFLTSYPEKEQLLAYIKNWESQIH
- a CDS encoding superoxide dismutase, which translates into the protein MTFVPYTLPELPYDYDALEPVISAEIMLLHHQKHHQSYINNLNEALKKLDVAGVQQDLTRLIALEPALRFNGGGHINHSLFWEMLAPVDRGGGVPPKHGLLKLIEKFWGTFDNFLKEFIEFAAPIQGSGWAWLAFCPKKQELMLCATANQDPLEATTGKVPLLGVDVWEHAYYLQYKNVRLDYLKAIPRVINWGYIEKRFSETTN
- the dut gene encoding dUTP diphosphatase encodes the protein MTIVCELESGADLPEYATEGASGADLRAHIEEPIAVLPGQRVLIPTGIKMQIPQGYEVQVRPRSGLALKHGIMVVNSPGTIDADYRGEVCIILANFGESTFIIEPKMRIAQAVVAPVVQAKFIVVDQEEGLTATSRGSRGFGHTGEK
- a CDS encoding stage II sporulation protein M, whose translation is MSEPKPIYQSPALHQVEIGKSFLDRNPKIARTMQVTGIVLAVLAIVASVFLITVMPLGLPISVALGGVLLGIGGSVLFTSVSHLAQNIKRAVVENKRRKLLLQEKREGIKPRDDNLEILWSKYHHMVDKFAHLNMSIGKHERSILSHMGRGEGAWFVENLNQITSDYLTCMSLLEGRRAVYDQEDYAQRDESYPSVARKNELLIRLGNNIVSKLSKGGGAFSLKMQRLSSTMSKVHTGITLGLVVGGIAAVGVIAAVIPGGIFALPMIIAAAIGIGLAVLGLSYAIEAILERSKTNKKQLLKDLKSTIDIQDLKDMTLDQTVLMNMLKVSLQADQQMTLDHKDFYEEYNRIRDNLQSLNEHLEELEFKYKHINNEHKRRAKRLEKRLVTLSDKQNAQEGSSAPQGPAAGQSDLWGDTAGFDELVTKGANAAQRRRENDRQGRSFLGDYGQHLDADQLEFASGWSPSGKRALEKMWSAKPGMTEEDYFILYEDVNKELTACRNDIQTLKAYIIYMQALFAEINAGRSRLEVYSEEIIGIWTDASNYCHRILNHLVGMQMRLIDCIESREIRPDVGNISPGQFPY
- a CDS encoding PTS sugar transporter subunit IIA, coding for MPFYCESQPDFSLFSLLSPNLIMFLNKNSREEILQDLTDLASAAGLLENKEEFFQALVTRENIMSTGIGMGVAIPHGKLRSCSDFFIAIGIHSQGILWDAIDGALVRLVFLIGGPDNAQAEYLKLLSTLTLSLRDESRRQKLLQVTTIEEVMNVFLGM
- the accD gene encoding acetyl-CoA carboxylase, carboxyltransferase subunit beta, producing MRLFSYDKPKIKVQKIKADGFSGWLKCTHCHEMIHANELGQNFNCCPKCSYHYRITAAERIKLLADKDSWRPLYTNLKSQDPLKFVDTDTYPNRLAKARKDNTKSEGVLVGVCTIGEHPVALAVMDFNFMAGSMGSVVGEKLTLLIEKAIESKLPVIIVCASGGARMQESVLSLMQMAKTSAALAKLHEAGLPYISVLTNPTSGGVTASFASLGDVIIAEPKALICFAGPRVVAQVIGEDLPEGAQKSEFLLEHGMIDKVVERKQLKTTLQSLLDYFCAQEYTGGQDKAPRDLSKTLKEIFLLTDDGE